From the Dethiosulfovibrio russensis genome, the window AGATCGAAAAAGACTCGAGCTTCAAGGATTTCGGCAACGCCGGTGTAGGGCTTGTTGGATTGGATGATGAAAGCCAGTCCGACGATCCACTAGGGTGGTTTACCCCTTTGGCTCAAGAGTCCTCCAGAAAGGGCCAGGAGTATTCCACTACATCTCCACTTATGAGCCATGGTGCTATCTTTATAGCCACCTATCGCAAGGACTTAAAGGAAGATCCCTGTACAGCCAACGGTTTTGCCAACCTCTATGTCCTGGATCCCAGAACGGGGCGCGGTTTGTTCGGTGGCGGTCGGAAGTATATTACCTTTGAAGGCCTGAAAATAGCAGGATTGGCGGTGTTGGACGATAAGCTGTTGATATCGGTGAAAAAAATGAAGCCGTTTTCAAAGCCTGAAGGGGCGGAGGATATAGATATAGTTGAAAAGGGCGACCTGATCCAGATCGATCTCAACGATCTTGACTTGCCAGAAGGTGTTATCGGGAGCCGTAAGCCGAAGGCTATCTATTGGCGAGAGATCTTTTTGCAGTGACGTGGTAGGAGGCCTTCTATGTCGTTTTGGAAAAAAAACAGAAAAAAAGACGGTTTTGCCGGTTTGGCCATAATGACCAACGGTATATACTACCTTGAGCTGCTTCGTTCCGATACGGACCTTGCCGTCAACAGATATGAATTCATCAGCTACTCTCACGGTGCGGTCAAACAGGACTCTCTCGTCGACCAAGAGGAAGCCGTCAGGGCAATAGGGGAGCTTTCCGACAGGATCGGAGGCTTCGGTTTCGAAGTGGCCCTGGGGATTCCCTCCAGAGACGTCATGATAAAAAACGTGGAGTTTCCTGATATGGACCTGGAGATGGCCAAGGATGCGTTGCACTGGAATTTCGACAAAAACTTTCCGTACGATGCTTCAGAGGCCCTCTACGATGCCGATGTGATAGAGCTTCCTGACGGAGGAAAACAGGATAGAGTTCACCTGGTCGTGGCGGCGGTGCGGAGATCCAAGATTCAGGGTTTTCTGGAAAGACTTCGAGACGACGGACTCCCGTTGTCGTCGATGGAGCCCAACAACGTAGCGGCCTTCAGGGCCATCAGCAGGGGAATGTCTATCTACGATCACGGTTATATCGTCTTGATAATCGCGGCGGAATCGTTACAGATGATGATAGGCTACAGAGAGAGCAGCCTGCTTTTTCGCTCGGTTCCCTTTCCCACCGATTCGGTGATGTCCATGGAAGAGCTGTCCAACCGAGTGGTAAGCGAGATACAGGCTACGGGAAACTACGTAAGGACTCTTTTCCGAGGGATTAATCTTAGCACCGTTCTTTTGGCGGGAGACGTTTCCGTCAGAGGACCTCTTGTAGACAGACTCAAGACAGAGTTCAACTTTTCCGTTGATATCGTCGATCCCTGGTTGAGATGTGGTATAACCGGTGCTCCCGACGAGGCTGGAGAGGCCGATGTGGTGGTGGGGTTAGCAGCGAGGAATCTGATATGACAGTTCGATTGAACCTGCTTCCTGCGGAATTGCGCCCGGTGGAGAAGTCCAACAGGGTAGACTTTACGAGGATTCTGGCTGCATCACTTTCCGCAGCGGTAGTACTCGTCTGCGGCGGTGTGTTGGTCAGCGGTGCTATGCGATCCCATACTCTGAGGGGCAAACTGGATGAGGTGGAGAGCAGAAAAGAGGTGCTCTCGATCCAGTCGACCAACCTCATATCCGAGCTGAAACGACTGAAAGACAGAGAGGCTCTTATGTCTGCTACCTTGAGCCTTCTGCACGGAGACGTCCCCTTGCTAGAGATCTTCAGACAGATAGAGCTTTCTCTGCCCGACGGGGTATGGCTTTCCTCCGTAAAGGCCGAGGCCGGAAGCCTTCATCTGAATGGTTTTTCCTACAACGAAAACGATGTGGTCCTGTTCGCAACTGGGTTGATAGATTCTCCTGTGATAGAGCAGGTAGGGTTTCCCAATACCAGGAGGGTCTCTCGAGAGGGCACGAGCTTGGTCGAATTTCGTCTGCTTTGTTCTATCTCGAAAAATATCCCCGATAAAGAGGTGTCGCCATGACGGAAGACCGCTGGAGAAAGATCTTTGCCGCAGCGACTTTTGTTCTGCCCATAGCCTTTTTGGTGCTCGTTCTGGGAATGACCTCCCATGTTGATAAGCTCCAAGGGAGATTGACTTCGGCTCAACAGGACCTCCGTGTTCTGCAAAGGCAGGCTTTATCGGCGGAAAGGCGTATTTCCATGTACAAGGATATACTTGGCCCGATAGCCGATGCCTCTGCCATAAACGGACCTCAAAACAAGGTAGACCTGTTCTCGTTGGTCCAGAGACAGCTTACCGCCAACGGAATGCTTTCCAGAGTTATAGACGAGGCATACCGAAAGGACGGTCCGGGAGATCAAGGGGTAAAGATAAGCTTCGAAGGCCCCTATCCCTCCTTCATAAAAACCCTGGCGGACTGGAGAAGACTCGACGTGGCGTTAAGGGTCAAGGATATAACGTTGGCTGGGTTTAAAGAGCAGCTTGTCCGAGGCGATATAGTCTTGGAGACGGTGGTTGGGAAGTGATGTCCTATGGCAGTTAGAGGCATGTGGTTGGACGGAGCCAAAGGATGGTTCGACGATCTTCTGGACGGCAAAGAGAGGTTTTATGTCGTAGGCCGTTGGATATGGCTCTCCTTGACCCTTTTGGCCCTGGGATGGAGCGGTGTCTGTTTCGTCCAGCTCTGGCAGGAGGCTAACCAGGAGCAGGCGGAAAAATACCTTTCTCCTATGGATCTTTCAAAGGAAAGGCAGAGCCTGGAGGCTTTGGTTTTTAGCTATAATTCAATTCAGGCGGAGCGCAAGGATAGCCTTCGTCTAGCCAACGACATAATACGGATAGGGAGAAATCCGATGGTTCGTATGGAGTCTCCTAAAAACGTGCCGGTGGCCTCTACCGAGCCGTCCGTGGAGGATCTGGTCGACCTGCCCCCTCTGGTTATAGTTCGTGCCGTCATGGTGATGGGTAAGGATGCCTCCGCCGTGGTGGATATAGACGGAATAGGCGACGGTATAGTGGTTAGAAAGGGCACCACCTTCTCCGATAAAAAAGGCCGTTTCCTTTCCATAGGGACCGATAAGCTGATCTTTCGTTGGAACGGAACTAACGTATCGGTTCCGGTTAATTTTTAGTTATACAGGAGGGCCGTCGACGTGAGAAATAAAACTATCGCATTTTTCTTTGTCCTATTCGCCTTTATCTTTGCGCCGGGACCTCTTTTTTCGGAGCCTCTGCCTCCGTCGGTTCTTTCCGGGATAATGCCTCAGCAGGTGGGGGCTGACAGGATGACCGTGACGGTTCAGGGAATGAATCTTCCTCGTCCAGAGGTGATGAACCAGGACGGAGGGCTTGTAGACCTGATATTCAAGGGGACCACTGTACCCTCGTCTCGATGGGAGAGGCTCTACAATTTTCCCATCCTCTCCAAGGTGGAGATGGACCACATAGAGGGGGGCCTAAGGGTCAGGTTCGTCACAGGAGAAAAGATAACTCTTCACTCCGTAAAGGGAGATCCGCCATGTAACAGGATCTTGTTGGATTTCAGGACTGTCTCGTCTTTGAAGAGGGAGGAGAGTGCCAAAAAGCTGAAGGAGCCCCGTAGGATCCCCGTCGATGGCAGCGATCCTTTTCAGACCAACAGGAGAATCTCCGTCGATTTCCGTTCCGTGGATATACAGGACGTGTTCAGAATGCTGGCGGACATGATGAAGGTGAACATCGTTCTGGATCCCTCTGTGGCGGAGATTCCCCCTCTCACCATGAGATTCGACGAGGCTCCTCTTAGAGAGGTTTTCGGCTATCTAATGAGGCTTTACGGCCTCAGCTACGCCAAGGTGGGAAAAACCTTGGTGATAGGCTCTCCAGAGGGTATATCCAAGGTAATGGGAGAGGAGAAGACCAGAGTCTACGATGTGGCCTATTCGGATGTAAAAATTCTTCCGGATATGCTGGGAGGGCTAACAACCATACCTAAGGAAAAAATCACGGTGGACGAGAGGTTGGGAAGGCTTTTCGTCAAGGGGTCGGAAAATCAGCTCTCCGATTTCGAGAGGGTGCTTCAGACCGTGGACGACCCGGGCAAGCAGGTCATGCTTCGTGCCAGGATAATAGAGATAAAAGACGAGGCCTCCGACGAGCTGGAGACGATGCTCAACGCCGTCTACAAGCATTGGTGGCTGAGCACCAGTTCCTCCGGAGCCGAGGGCGGCTATTCCTACGTGAAGGACCCCGATACCTACAATCCTCCTACTGGAGAAGATCGGCCTGGTGGCATAGAGTTTCCCGGCATCAAGATACCCGATATAGGTACGGGAGGAATTCGCCTCCTCGACACTGGGATAAAGGCATTAGTTAAGGATAATAAGGGTAAGGTGCTGGCCAACCCTTCGGTTATAACGGTCAGCGGTCAAAAGGCGTCTATAAAGTTGGTCGAAAACCTGAAGTACATATCCGCCAGAGACGATGCCGGGAACCCCACCTACAGCGATCAAGAGGTAGGTCCAAAGCTGGAGTTCACCCCCGTGGTTGGAAGGGACGGTATTATCTCCGTGGAACTTTCAATCTCGACGGGAGAGGTCATAGCCTGGAAGGAAGGAAACCAGAAGGAAGAGTTTCCACAGACCAGCGAGAGAGAGGTGGTTACATCCGTCAGGGTGAGGGACGGAGAGCCCTTCGTGGTAGGAGGTTTGTTCAACGAGAGACACACGGAAAACACCACCAAGATCCCTATACTTGGGGATATACCTTTGTTAGGAGAGTTCTTCAAGTCCAAAAACAAGACGGACGACAGAACTGAGGTCGTCATGGTGGTGATTCCCTATATATTGAACGTAACAGACGGCCCTATAGAGCGATGGGACCTTTGATCCCCTTCGCTATAGGGATAATCGACGTTGACAGGTACGGTCATAAGTCCGTATTATTGTGCTATTCGAGACGCGACACGAACTAGGAGGTTCATAGATGGCACAGGTAGTGGATACAAGCAAGTTTTACCCCGGCATCAAGATAGTGTGGCAGGAAGGAATGTGGGAGGTCGTAGAGTTCCAGCACCATAAGATGGGAAGAGGCGGAGCGGTCGTAAAGACCAAGTTGAGAAACCTCGATACTGGATCCATCATAGAGAATGCTTTCCGCTCCGGAGAGAAATTCGACAGGATCGTCTTCGAGGAGAAGCCCGCTCAGTTTCTATACCAGGACGGAGATAGCTATGTCTTTATGGACATGGTAAGCTACGATCAGATCTATCTTTCCACCGAGGTGCTGGGCAAGGCCATCAAATACCTGACGGACAATATCGAGGTTACCCTGGAGATGTACGGAGAGAGGATTATGGGAATAGAGCTGCCTAACAGCGTGACCCTGAAGATCATAGAGACGTCTCCTAACTTCAAGGGAGATACCGCCTCCGGCGGTGGAAAGCCCGCTACCACCGAGACGGGGCTTACCGTAACTGTGCCGATGTTCGTGGAGGTCGGAGAGGATATAGTGGTAGATACCAGGACGGGGGCTTATCTGGAACGCGCCAAGAAGTAGGCCCTTTATCGTTGTCTGAGGAGGTTCGGGATGAGTGCGAGGGAGAAGATAGCCTATATCAAGGGATTGCTCGATGCGGGGACGCCGAGGGACGATTTTGAAATGGCCCTGTACGGTGCTATCGTGGAGGCCCTCGACGCCGTAGTGGACGACATGGATCGGCAGGATGAATCCTTGGTGGCCTTGACGGAAGAGCTGATGGATCTTTCCGATTACTGTGACGGGTTGGGTGAGGATCTGGACGCCATCGAGGAAGGTTGGTTGGGCGAGCAGGTCTTGGACCAGGAGGATGTCCTCGTCGCGGAGGGAGATGAACCGGAGGGGGTCGACCTCTATCGGCCGATACTTTGTCCCTATTGTTCCACCATGTTCTACTACAGACCGGATCTATGCGATGAAAACGATACAGTCCAATGTCCCAACTGCAGGAGGACCTTTGCGCCTTCCGAGGTCGAGCTCGAGGAGGAATGATTGACCTATGGATGATATGAATCACACTGTGGTCGAGACGGAAAAAACTGAGATCGTCGATGTAGAGAGCGCCGTCGCCGAGGCGGAAGGCGAGCTTTCGGGAGACGTGGCCGGGAAGGTCCATATATCCGAGGATGTCATAACGGAGCTCGCCAGACAGGCTCTTCAGAAGGTTAATGGCATTCAACCGGCAAGCTCCGGAATAGCTTCGAAGCTTGGACTGGGACGGAAGGTGACCGAGGGAGTAAAGGTCTACGTCGACGAGGGAGAGAATCCGTCCATCTCGGTCGACGCTTTTCTCATGGTGAAATATGGCCTTCGAATTCCCGACTTGGCCTGGGATGTCCAGGAGACAGTAAAAAACGAGTTGGAGGGAATGACCGGTTACGCCGTTAACTACGTCAATATATACGTTCAAGGAGTGTACTTCGACGAACCAAAGGTCGACGAGTCCTCCGGGGAAGTCGTCGAGCCGACCGAGTCTACGGAAGAGGAACCCCGAGATGATAACGAGGCGATAGACGAGCGTTCCGAGACGCAATCAAAGGACCAGGAATAGCTTGAGGGTCGGCTCGAGTTCGAGTCGGCCTTTTTTGATTTAGGAGGCCACCGTGTACGTAAAGTGGATGGACAACGGTCGAGGTAGAATCTGGCTTTCTACGTTAGGGTTGAAGGCTTTCGTGGAGAGCCATCTTCCCGAAGGCGTCAGCTGTAGAGATATCGAGTTTTTAGGCGAGAAAAATCAGATCTTTCTCTCTCTGGTCTTGAGCGATACCACGTTATATCTGGATAAGCTGTCGACGTCGGAGGACCTTACGGAACATCTCGAGGCCCTCGGACTCGACGCAGTGGTCTCGTGGAAACACGTCTCAGACGTGGAGGGCGAGGACGGTCCCGGTTTGACGGAGCGACCTTACTTCTGGGGCATAATCGGTGCCGTCATGGCGGCTCTTTTGAAGCTTGGGCTTAAGGGAACCCTGGAATGTCTTCTGGTAGGCGCCGTTTTTTACGGATTTGCCTTTTTCTTTCGTTCCGATAAGGGGCAGCATTGGACCTCTCGGATCGCCAGGTTTTTCAAGGAGATGATGGATTGAAGGTCGGACGAGGTCATTATAAAAAACATCGGGCCCGGGAGGTGGCTCTTCAGCTTCTCTATTCTATGGACGTGACCAAAAAGCACGATGCCGAGGAGGCGTTGAACGACTTTTCCTTCGAGGACGAGATCGATGTCGAAGCAGGCGTCAGAGCCCTCGTCTTGGGGGTTATGGACCATCTGGGAGAGATAGACAACCTCATAAACGTCAACGTCGTGGGATGGAGAGGGGATCGTATGGTTGCGGTAGACCGCGCGGCCATACGGTTGGCCGTATACGAAGGTCTGATAGCCCGTGTCGTCCCCGTTCCGGTAGCCATATCCGAGGCCGTTGAACTGGTCAAGGTCTTCGGTACCGACGAATCCGGCAGGTTCGTGAACGGAGCCCTGGCCAGGATAGTTCGCGCCATGCCGGAAGACGATGAGTGAGGCCGTATCCAACAAGGGGATACTCTCGGTAGACGACCTGTCCTTTAGGATAAAAGAAGCGATAGAGAGTTACCCGGGAATGGGGAAAGTCGCGGTCCAGGGCGAGATCGTAGATCTGAAACGACACAGCAGCGGTCATTGTTACTTCACCCTTTCCGGGCGCGAGAGCCGTATAGCCGGGGTTCTCTTCAGGTCCGATGCCGCTGGAGTCGTCAAATGGCCTCGTCCCGGCGACGAGGTCGTCGTCGGTGGGCGGGTGTCCTCTTATCCTCAGAGAGGGATATACCAGCTGTACGCCAGAAGGTTGTTCCCTTTGGGCAAGGGGGCCATCTCGAGGGCGAAGGAAGAGCTCAGGGCGAAGCTCTCCAAGGAGGGGATTTTCGCTCCTGAGAGGAAAAGGCCTATCCCTACCTACCCGGAAAGAATACTGTGTATCACCTCCGCCACCGGAGCGGCCTTCAGGGACGTGGCAAAGGTTATGGGGACCAGAAATCCATCGGTGGAGTTGGTCCTCATTCCCGCTACCGTGCAGGGAGTCGACGGTCCGGATGAGATAGCCGAGGCCTTTTTGAAGGTACCGTCTCTGCTGCCTGCCGATGCGGTGTTGCTCGTCAGAGGCGGAGGGAGCAGAGGAGACCTCAATCCTTTCGACGACGAGACGGTGGTGAGGTCCATCTCCTCCTGTCCCGTTCCGGTCGTGGTGGGGGTGGGACATCAGGTCGACTTCACCTTGTCCGACATGGCGGCGGACAGGCGTTGTGCCACTCCTTCGGAGGCAGCCGAGGCGGTCGTCCCCGACAGGACCTATCTCTACAGCCTTCTTTCCAACGGCAAAAGCCGTCTTAAAAAGGCGATGGAGCGGGAGATCGATAGACTCGCCACCCGTTTGGTCGACAGAGAGACCCTCCTGACTCGACTGATGGCGGGAGATATCGACCGTCTTAGAAAGGACCTCGACGGTCTGTCTCGTAGATCCGTATCCGCGACGGAAAAGACGGTCGTTAGCGAGATCGGGAGGCTTGCAGGGCTTTCG encodes:
- the pilM gene encoding type IV pilus biogenesis protein PilM, whose product is MSFWKKNRKKDGFAGLAIMTNGIYYLELLRSDTDLAVNRYEFISYSHGAVKQDSLVDQEEAVRAIGELSDRIGGFGFEVALGIPSRDVMIKNVEFPDMDLEMAKDALHWNFDKNFPYDASEALYDADVIELPDGGKQDRVHLVVAAVRRSKIQGFLERLRDDGLPLSSMEPNNVAAFRAISRGMSIYDHGYIVLIIAAESLQMMIGYRESSLLFRSVPFPTDSVMSMEELSNRVVSEIQATGNYVRTLFRGINLSTVLLAGDVSVRGPLVDRLKTEFNFSVDIVDPWLRCGITGAPDEAGEADVVVGLAARNLI
- a CDS encoding PilN domain-containing protein, with amino-acid sequence MTVRLNLLPAELRPVEKSNRVDFTRILAASLSAAVVLVCGGVLVSGAMRSHTLRGKLDEVESRKEVLSIQSTNLISELKRLKDREALMSATLSLLHGDVPLLEIFRQIELSLPDGVWLSSVKAEAGSLHLNGFSYNENDVVLFATGLIDSPVIEQVGFPNTRRVSREGTSLVEFRLLCSISKNIPDKEVSP
- a CDS encoding type II secretion system protein GspD, translated to MRNKTIAFFFVLFAFIFAPGPLFSEPLPPSVLSGIMPQQVGADRMTVTVQGMNLPRPEVMNQDGGLVDLIFKGTTVPSSRWERLYNFPILSKVEMDHIEGGLRVRFVTGEKITLHSVKGDPPCNRILLDFRTVSSLKREESAKKLKEPRRIPVDGSDPFQTNRRISVDFRSVDIQDVFRMLADMMKVNIVLDPSVAEIPPLTMRFDEAPLREVFGYLMRLYGLSYAKVGKTLVIGSPEGISKVMGEEKTRVYDVAYSDVKILPDMLGGLTTIPKEKITVDERLGRLFVKGSENQLSDFERVLQTVDDPGKQVMLRARIIEIKDEASDELETMLNAVYKHWWLSTSSSGAEGGYSYVKDPDTYNPPTGEDRPGGIEFPGIKIPDIGTGGIRLLDTGIKALVKDNKGKVLANPSVITVSGQKASIKLVENLKYISARDDAGNPTYSDQEVGPKLEFTPVVGRDGIISVELSISTGEVIAWKEGNQKEEFPQTSEREVVTSVRVRDGEPFVVGGLFNERHTENTTKIPILGDIPLLGEFFKSKNKTDDRTEVVMVVIPYILNVTDGPIERWDL
- the efp gene encoding elongation factor P; this translates as MAQVVDTSKFYPGIKIVWQEGMWEVVEFQHHKMGRGGAVVKTKLRNLDTGSIIENAFRSGEKFDRIVFEEKPAQFLYQDGDSYVFMDMVSYDQIYLSTEVLGKAIKYLTDNIEVTLEMYGERIMGIELPNSVTLKIIETSPNFKGDTASGGGKPATTETGLTVTVPMFVEVGEDIVVDTRTGAYLERAKK
- a CDS encoding CD1247 N-terminal domain-containing protein, producing the protein MSAREKIAYIKGLLDAGTPRDDFEMALYGAIVEALDAVVDDMDRQDESLVALTEELMDLSDYCDGLGEDLDAIEEGWLGEQVLDQEDVLVAEGDEPEGVDLYRPILCPYCSTMFYYRPDLCDENDTVQCPNCRRTFAPSEVELEEE
- a CDS encoding Asp23/Gls24 family envelope stress response protein, with the protein product MDDMNHTVVETEKTEIVDVESAVAEAEGELSGDVAGKVHISEDVITELARQALQKVNGIQPASSGIASKLGLGRKVTEGVKVYVDEGENPSISVDAFLMVKYGLRIPDLAWDVQETVKNELEGMTGYAVNYVNIYVQGVYFDEPKVDESSGEVVEPTESTEEEPRDDNEAIDERSETQSKDQE
- the nusB gene encoding transcription antitermination factor NusB, which produces MKVGRGHYKKHRAREVALQLLYSMDVTKKHDAEEALNDFSFEDEIDVEAGVRALVLGVMDHLGEIDNLINVNVVGWRGDRMVAVDRAAIRLAVYEGLIARVVPVPVAISEAVELVKVFGTDESGRFVNGALARIVRAMPEDDE
- the xseA gene encoding exodeoxyribonuclease VII large subunit is translated as MSEAVSNKGILSVDDLSFRIKEAIESYPGMGKVAVQGEIVDLKRHSSGHCYFTLSGRESRIAGVLFRSDAAGVVKWPRPGDEVVVGGRVSSYPQRGIYQLYARRLFPLGKGAISRAKEELRAKLSKEGIFAPERKRPIPTYPERILCITSATGAAFRDVAKVMGTRNPSVELVLIPATVQGVDGPDEIAEAFLKVPSLLPADAVLLVRGGGSRGDLNPFDDETVVRSISSCPVPVVVGVGHQVDFTLSDMAADRRCATPSEAAEAVVPDRTYLYSLLSNGKSRLKKAMEREIDRLATRLVDRETLLTRLMAGDIDRLRKDLDGLSRRSVSATEKTVVSEIGRLAGLSAALDGASPLRILGKGYVSCRDEAGTPVSSVKSMTPGKKVSLDFVDGRADCRVESSCVLKRS